A DNA window from Octopus sinensis linkage group LG25, ASM634580v1, whole genome shotgun sequence contains the following coding sequences:
- the LOC115224438 gene encoding NADH dehydrogenase [ubiquinone] iron-sulfur protein 6, mitochondrial, producing the protein MAAFRRPLTTLALSQAIHKPFITPQAPCSMLARTCNPGTVEKVTHTGQKYSADDYRRVRFIGKEKLVNPHFAIDLVADDPVVVVDAKSIWSSGGGALGHPRVFINLNKPQIAICGYSGRRFIQKKFYNEAEHGPSITYEEYVANAGK; encoded by the exons ATGGCTGCATTTCGTCGTCCACTGACGACCTTGGCGTTGTCTCAGGCAATACACAAACCTTTCATCACTCCTCAGGCTCCATGTTCTATGTTAGCAAGGACATGTAACCCGGGCACTGTTGAGAAAGTAACTCATACTGGACAG AAATATTCCGCTGATGACTATCGCCGAGTACGATTCATTGGCAAAGAGAAGCTG GTGAACCCTCATTTTGCCATTGACCTCGTTGCTGATGACCCAGTGGTTGTTGTGGATGCCAAATCTATCtggagcagtggtggtggtgctctTGGACACCCCAGAGTATTCATAAATTTG aataaacCTCAGATAGCAATTTGTGGCTATTCTGGCCGAAGGTTTATTCAAAAGAAGTTTTATAATGAAGCGGAACATGGACCATCTATAACCTACGAGGAGTATGTGGCTAATgcaggcaaataa